One segment of uncultured Tolumonas sp. DNA contains the following:
- the tssA gene encoding type VI secretion system protein TssA, with product MTQSNAGIVKTLVAPVVGHILPQGEDIRYDPDFEKIETEIAKLTSLHKNQQTDWKLVQKLSYQLLINNSKDLRLTCWYSAALLKNEGYVRLVNVYELLAELFSHYGQCCFPLKPRARLAALNWLFERIDFNMDGFVEKQANDTIEQLINVLMACDTALNEQFGEDAPFLMPKIQQLRDIQRRQQQEKPFELALAAIPSVPPANPLAVMAPAVSTITEDSDSVRIARYLQEQSQLLIPYLLQKDLADPRAYLLTRSCAWLQISTIPAANEQKITSLKPLTVNKLQEYQKRLAAKEFAALIPDLEMSLSKAPFWFDGHYWCAQVLQALGHSAMAEYVRHYLSSFLLKFPEIVALRFDDGSPFMSTETEAWLFASTTEQQLGANSSDDHTAHTTEHPWLCALKTAQENVRQNSKLLKQEMRGLQILANAAGSEREKVCWQLALVKFAQQYQRHDLATLILEDIYQLVCQFKLKDWEPHLFKEILQLWQCSLEKINSKQYQDKINEIKNNLYRLDISMAF from the coding sequence ATGACGCAGTCAAATGCCGGTATTGTAAAAACACTCGTAGCACCAGTTGTTGGTCATATTTTACCGCAAGGTGAAGATATACGCTACGATCCTGATTTTGAAAAAATAGAAACAGAGATAGCTAAATTAACCAGTCTGCATAAAAATCAGCAGACAGATTGGAAATTGGTTCAGAAATTAAGTTATCAATTGTTAATTAATAATAGTAAAGATCTACGTCTAACTTGCTGGTATTCTGCTGCATTATTGAAAAATGAGGGTTACGTTCGGCTGGTTAATGTTTACGAATTATTAGCTGAATTATTTAGCCACTATGGGCAATGTTGTTTCCCTTTAAAACCAAGAGCTAGATTGGCTGCGCTAAATTGGCTGTTCGAACGGATTGATTTTAATATGGATGGCTTTGTTGAAAAACAGGCCAATGACACAATTGAACAGCTTATTAATGTATTAATGGCTTGTGATACGGCATTGAATGAACAGTTCGGTGAAGATGCACCATTTTTAATGCCTAAAATACAACAATTGCGTGATATTCAGCGACGTCAACAACAAGAGAAACCATTTGAATTAGCCTTAGCTGCAATTCCATCTGTACCGCCAGCTAATCCATTGGCGGTTATGGCACCCGCTGTCAGCACTATTACTGAAGACAGCGACAGTGTGCGAATAGCCCGTTATCTGCAGGAACAGTCGCAGTTGTTGATTCCGTATTTGTTGCAGAAAGACCTTGCTGATCCGCGCGCATATTTGCTAACCCGCAGCTGTGCGTGGTTGCAGATATCAACAATACCAGCGGCGAACGAGCAGAAAATTACCTCGTTAAAACCGTTAACAGTGAATAAATTACAGGAATATCAAAAACGATTGGCGGCAAAAGAGTTTGCGGCATTAATTCCTGATCTGGAGATGAGTCTCTCGAAAGCTCCCTTTTGGTTTGATGGTCACTACTGGTGTGCTCAGGTGCTACAAGCACTCGGGCATAGCGCGATGGCGGAATATGTACGGCATTATTTAAGTTCATTTTTGTTGAAGTTTCCCGAAATTGTGGCACTGCGCTTTGATGATGGTTCACCGTTTATGAGTACTGAAACGGAAGCTTGGTTATTTGCGTCAACCACAGAACAACAGCTAGGGGCTAACAGTTCCGATGATCATACCGCGCATACCACCGAACATCCTTGGCTCTGTGCGTTAAAAACAGCACAGGAAAATGTCAGACAAAATAGCAAATTATTAAAACAAGAGATGCGTGGATTACAAATACTGGCAAATGCCGCAGGGAGTGAGCGAGAAAAAGTCTGCTGGCAATTAGCGTTAGTCAAATTTGCACAACAATATCAGCGTCACGATTTAGCGACTCTTATTTTAGAGGATATCTACCAGCTTGTTTGTCAATTTAAACTTAAAGACTGGGAACCACATCTGTTTAAAGAAATATTACAGCTATGGCAGTGCAGTCTAGAAAAAATAAACTCAAAACAATATCAAGACAAGATCAATGAAATAAAAAACAACCTTTATCGCTTGGATATATCCATGGCGTTTTAA
- the tssB gene encoding type VI secretion system contractile sheath small subunit — protein sequence MSGKESSVAPKERINVTFKPSSGEGLDELELPLKLMMMGDYTLKMDERKIEDRKAININKNNFNEVLEKHDLNLDLQVPNRLTDETTDEELAIKLQFQSMKDFDPASLVQQVPEMKALMELRDALVALKGPLGNVPSFRKAIEEVLTNQESRDKVLAELGMNAK from the coding sequence ATGTCGGGGAAAGAGAGTTCTGTTGCACCGAAAGAGCGAATTAACGTTACTTTTAAACCATCTAGCGGTGAAGGATTAGATGAGTTGGAGTTACCACTTAAGTTAATGATGATGGGCGACTACACCTTAAAAATGGATGAGCGAAAAATAGAAGATCGTAAAGCCATCAATATTAATAAAAACAATTTCAACGAAGTGTTAGAGAAGCACGATTTAAATCTCGATCTGCAGGTGCCTAATCGCTTAACCGATGAAACGACTGACGAAGAATTAGCTATTAAATTGCAGTTTCAATCGATGAAAGATTTTGACCCAGCCAGCTTGGTGCAGCAAGTGCCAGAGATGAAGGCATTGATGGAGTTACGGGATGCGTTGGTGGCATTGAAAGGGCCGCTAGGTAATGTGCCCTCTTTCCGTAAAGCGATAGAAGAGGTGCTCACCAATCAGGAATCCAGAGACAAAGTGCTGGCCGAGTTAGGCATGAACGCAAAATAA
- the tssC gene encoding type VI secretion system contractile sheath large subunit: MSTGLQEQTATTLASGNILDRIIAETKLTPQDEAYDIAKRGVSAFIEELLKSNASSEPVKKALVDKMIAAIDEKLSRQVDAVLHHEKFQQLESAWRGLKLVVDRTDFEQNVKLEVLNVSKDDLLDDFEDAADVTHSGLYKHIYSAEYGQFGGEPVGAIITNYVFGPSAPDIKTLQYASAVAAMAHAPFISAAGPKFFGLESFEGLPNIKDLNDHFDGPQYTKWQSFRENEDSRYVGLTLPRFLLRQPYSPDDNPVKSFVYNEDVSITHEHYLWGNAAYTFATRLTESFAKYRWCPNIIGPRSGGAVNDLPLHHFESMGEIETKIPTEVLVSDRREYQLAEQGFISLTMRKGSDNAAFFSANSVQKPKFFGISEEGKKAELNYKLSTQLPYMFVVCRLAHYIKVLQREQIGSWKERTTLETELNKWLRQYIADQENPPAEVRSRRPLRAAQITVEDVDGEPGWYRVGIAVRPHFKFMGADFTLSLVGKLDKE, from the coding sequence ATGAGCACGGGTTTACAAGAGCAAACGGCTACGACACTGGCATCGGGCAATATACTGGATCGCATCATCGCCGAGACAAAACTGACACCGCAAGACGAGGCGTATGACATTGCTAAGCGTGGTGTGAGTGCGTTTATCGAAGAGTTATTAAAGAGTAATGCTTCCTCGGAGCCAGTCAAAAAAGCATTAGTGGATAAGATGATCGCCGCTATCGACGAGAAACTAAGCCGTCAGGTCGATGCTGTTTTACACCATGAAAAGTTTCAGCAACTAGAGTCGGCGTGGCGCGGGTTGAAACTGGTGGTCGATCGCACGGACTTCGAGCAAAACGTGAAATTGGAAGTGTTGAACGTTTCGAAAGACGATCTGCTCGATGATTTTGAAGATGCTGCCGATGTCACGCATTCCGGTTTATACAAACATATCTACAGTGCCGAATATGGTCAGTTTGGTGGTGAACCGGTTGGTGCGATTATTACCAATTATGTCTTTGGCCCTTCCGCACCTGATATCAAAACTCTGCAATATGCCTCGGCAGTTGCCGCAATGGCACATGCTCCGTTTATCTCTGCAGCGGGGCCAAAATTCTTCGGACTAGAGAGTTTTGAAGGCTTACCCAACATCAAAGATTTAAACGATCATTTTGATGGCCCGCAATACACCAAGTGGCAGAGTTTTCGTGAGAATGAAGACAGCCGCTATGTCGGTTTAACCCTGCCGCGCTTCCTGTTGCGGCAGCCTTACAGCCCGGATGACAACCCAGTCAAAAGCTTTGTGTATAACGAAGATGTGTCGATCACCCATGAGCATTATCTGTGGGGCAATGCGGCTTACACCTTTGCCACGCGCTTGACCGAAAGTTTTGCGAAATATCGCTGGTGCCCGAACATCATTGGCCCGCGCTCGGGCGGTGCGGTGAATGATTTGCCGCTGCATCACTTCGAAAGCATGGGCGAAATTGAGACCAAGATCCCGACGGAAGTGTTGGTCTCTGATCGCCGTGAGTACCAGTTGGCAGAACAGGGTTTCATTTCGCTGACGATGCGCAAAGGTTCTGATAATGCCGCGTTCTTCTCGGCGAACTCGGTGCAGAAACCGAAATTTTTTGGCATTAGCGAAGAGGGCAAAAAAGCCGAGCTGAATTACAAACTCAGCACGCAATTGCCATATATGTTCGTGGTTTGCCGGCTGGCGCATTACATCAAAGTTTTGCAACGCGAGCAGATTGGTTCCTGGAAAGAGCGTACCACGCTGGAAACAGAACTGAACAAATGGCTGCGTCAATACATCGCCGATCAGGAAAACCCGCCAGCGGAAGTGCGCAGCCGTCGTCCACTGCGTGCCGCACAAATTACCGTGGAAGATGTGGATGGCGAACCGGGCTGGTATCGCGTCGGGATCGCCGTGCGTCCGCATTTCAAGTTTATGGGTGCGGATTTCACGCTGTCATTGGTCGGCAAGTTGGATAAGGAATAG
- the tssE gene encoding type VI secretion system baseplate subunit TssE has protein sequence MAYGSLFERLNGETVGRDARLTAETLLASIINHLNKLLQSRQGSVLCLPDYGLPDLNDANASIYDSINRIRRHVAWVITQYEPRLTDVRVIHAAEVTSPLALTFRIIGTMRKDDLVAPFSVGIEVCGSSELRLQRVV, from the coding sequence GTGGCTTACGGCAGTTTGTTTGAGCGTCTCAATGGCGAAACCGTGGGTCGCGATGCGCGGCTCACCGCAGAGACATTGCTGGCGTCGATAATAAATCACCTGAACAAACTGCTGCAGTCACGGCAGGGCAGTGTGCTCTGTCTGCCCGACTATGGCTTACCCGATTTAAATGATGCCAACGCCAGTATTTACGATTCCATTAATCGCATCCGTCGGCATGTCGCGTGGGTGATCACACAGTATGAACCGCGCTTAACCGACGTTCGGGTGATACATGCAGCCGAAGTGACTTCACCGCTGGCGCTGACGTTTCGGATCATCGGCACGATGCGAAAGGATGATCTGGTAGCGCCTTTCTCGGTGGGTATCGAAGTGTGTGGTAGCTCTGAGCTGAGGTTGCAACGTGTCGTTTAA
- the tssF gene encoding type VI secretion system baseplate subunit TssF — MSFNPYFQRELLALKELGQDFSRKNPALAPFLSQDGRDPDVERLFEGFAFIAGRLRQKIDDELPELSHSLLQLLWPNYLHPTPSFGMVEFKPVHQANRVPVIPKKAQMRSNAVGHAISGQFQTCYTTELQPLQIADVNFYPQGDVGVLQIALTPLTHVSMADVALSTLRFHFAGEHAIASSLYFSLLQLTVRALLVLKDEHGQVLEQFTLDRALIQPVGFQKAERLQDYPLNCFDGYLLLQEYFCFPQKFLFVDVGGLAVLQHSQYRQQAHSLALQFELSRSPMLRFQPKKEHVRLYCSPISNVFKSHAVPIRYDQRQTEYQVIPAENGLDSGSILSIDAVTGWTPGDVGMREFSQFESFCQHADADNRACFRVRYKPGINHHGTETWLSFSNQALGRQQAETLSVEMTCCDHTLSQYIKEDDITIAGDGMPQYAVFRNITPLSATYPPPISGDTLWRIISNMSLNYQSLADVQALRVVLATYDFPGFYDDKQARRTRKMLNGIQRVSQQAHDRIWQGLPVRGMCTTIAIDTAHFLCEGDMFLFASILNEFFCSFSSLNTFHQLVVMSSDGATYTWAPRMGQQVLS; from the coding sequence GTGTCGTTTAACCCCTATTTCCAGCGTGAATTACTGGCACTGAAAGAACTTGGGCAGGATTTTTCCCGCAAAAATCCTGCCTTAGCACCGTTTCTGAGTCAGGATGGTCGTGACCCTGATGTTGAGCGTCTGTTCGAGGGGTTTGCCTTTATCGCGGGCCGGTTACGACAAAAGATCGATGATGAATTGCCAGAGTTAAGTCATTCGTTACTGCAACTGCTGTGGCCGAATTACCTGCATCCAACCCCCAGTTTTGGGATGGTGGAATTTAAGCCGGTTCATCAAGCTAACCGCGTGCCGGTGATCCCGAAAAAAGCGCAAATGCGCTCGAATGCCGTGGGTCATGCGATCAGCGGCCAATTTCAAACGTGTTATACAACCGAATTGCAGCCGCTACAGATTGCCGATGTGAATTTCTATCCGCAAGGGGATGTGGGGGTTTTGCAAATAGCGCTAACTCCACTTACACATGTCTCAATGGCCGATGTTGCGCTTTCTACTTTGCGCTTCCATTTTGCCGGTGAACATGCGATCGCCAGCTCGCTCTATTTCAGTCTGTTGCAGTTAACTGTGCGAGCGTTATTGGTATTAAAAGACGAACACGGGCAGGTGTTAGAGCAATTCACGCTTGATCGTGCACTTATTCAACCGGTTGGTTTTCAAAAGGCAGAGCGACTACAAGATTATCCGTTGAACTGTTTTGATGGCTATCTGTTACTGCAAGAGTATTTCTGTTTTCCACAAAAATTTCTGTTTGTGGATGTCGGTGGATTAGCGGTTTTACAACACAGTCAATATCGGCAACAAGCACATAGTCTGGCATTGCAGTTTGAGTTGTCACGCTCACCCATGTTGCGCTTCCAGCCAAAGAAAGAGCACGTAAGACTTTATTGCTCGCCGATCAGTAATGTTTTCAAGTCACATGCGGTGCCGATCCGTTATGACCAACGGCAGACCGAATATCAGGTGATCCCGGCGGAAAACGGGCTCGACAGCGGCAGTATTCTGTCTATTGATGCGGTGACAGGGTGGACGCCCGGCGATGTCGGAATGCGGGAATTTAGCCAGTTTGAAAGTTTCTGCCAGCATGCTGATGCCGACAACCGTGCTTGTTTCCGTGTGCGTTATAAACCGGGCATCAATCATCATGGCACTGAGACGTGGCTTAGTTTTAGCAATCAAGCGCTGGGTCGACAGCAGGCGGAAACGCTCTCGGTTGAGATGACCTGTTGTGACCACACATTGTCGCAATACATCAAAGAGGATGACATCACGATCGCTGGCGATGGTATGCCGCAATACGCTGTGTTTCGCAATATAACGCCATTGTCGGCGACCTATCCGCCCCCGATTTCTGGCGACACGCTGTGGCGGATCATCTCCAATATGTCACTGAATTATCAGTCGCTGGCGGATGTACAGGCCTTGCGGGTGGTGCTGGCGACCTACGATTTCCCTGGTTTTTATGATGATAAACAAGCACGTCGCACCCGGAAAATGCTCAATGGCATTCAACGAGTGAGTCAGCAAGCGCATGACAGGATCTGGCAGGGGCTGCCTGTACGGGGTATGTGCACCACGATCGCGATCGATACGGCGCATTTTTTATGTGAAGGCGACATGTTCCTGTTCGCCTCGATTCTGAATGAGTTTTTCTGCAGTTTTTCCAGCTTAAACACTTTCCATCAATTAGTAGTCATGAGTAGTGACGGAGCAACGTACACATGGGCACCACGTATGGGTCAGCAAGTTCTGAGCTGA
- the tssG gene encoding type VI secretion system baseplate subunit TssG produces the protein MGTTYGSASSELMRGPFHGSVSSYNLFQAIDLCCKWLAQVNQIDEEHAYALITFTGNPSLAFPKSDIEAARFYQEQALVKATLVINSLNLLGAGSPLPAHYCEPVACDDVQGRVARDFIDLFNQRLQALLYPIWKKYRYYLQFEATARDPFSARMFALIGLGYPQLRLKSHIEWARLLPYLGLLSIKVQSAAVLEAVLRYYFNHKDLCIEQCVVRSVSIPPDQRNRLGQANHQLSYSLVLGETIRDRRTTFRIHFRQLDWDTFHYFLPIGAGYAVLRELVDFILREPLAYDISLSMPERTSQPLQLAHNNQCRLGWTSWLGHQAGTGAITVAGSR, from the coding sequence ATGGGCACCACGTATGGGTCAGCAAGTTCTGAGCTGATGCGCGGGCCTTTTCATGGCTCGGTCAGCAGTTACAACTTGTTTCAGGCAATTGATTTGTGCTGCAAATGGCTGGCACAAGTGAATCAGATCGATGAAGAGCACGCATATGCGCTGATCACCTTTACGGGCAACCCGTCGTTGGCGTTTCCAAAAAGTGATATTGAAGCGGCACGTTTCTATCAAGAGCAGGCATTAGTCAAGGCGACCTTGGTCATCAACAGTCTGAATCTGTTGGGGGCGGGTTCGCCACTGCCCGCGCATTACTGTGAACCGGTGGCATGTGACGATGTGCAAGGGCGAGTGGCCCGCGATTTTATCGATCTGTTTAACCAACGTTTGCAGGCATTGCTCTACCCCATCTGGAAAAAATATCGCTATTACCTGCAATTTGAGGCGACGGCACGTGATCCGTTTTCTGCCCGCATGTTTGCGCTGATTGGGTTGGGGTATCCGCAGTTGCGGCTGAAAAGTCACATTGAGTGGGCACGCTTACTGCCTTATCTGGGGTTGCTGAGTATCAAAGTGCAATCCGCGGCGGTGCTGGAGGCGGTGCTGCGTTACTACTTCAATCATAAAGATCTTTGCATTGAGCAGTGTGTGGTGCGCAGCGTCAGCATTCCGCCAGATCAGCGCAATCGGCTGGGGCAGGCGAATCATCAGCTCAGTTACAGTCTGGTGCTGGGCGAGACGATCCGTGATCGCCGGACGACCTTTCGTATTCATTTTCGCCAATTGGATTGGGATACCTTCCACTACTTTTTACCGATCGGTGCGGGATACGCGGTATTGCGTGAGCTGGTCGATTTTATTTTGCGAGAACCGCTGGCCTATGACATCAGTTTGTCGATGCCAGAGCGAACTTCACAACCACTACAGCTGGCTCATAACAATCAATGCCGCTTGGGCTGGACCTCATGGCTCGGTCATCAAGCGGGCACAGGCGCGATCACCGTCGCGGGAAGTAGATAG